One window of the Paenibacillus beijingensis genome contains the following:
- the hisB gene encoding imidazoleglycerol-phosphate dehydratase HisB — translation MADNVNRSAEVARKTNETDIKLAFAVDGSGTAKIETDVPFLNHMLDLFTKHGQFDLEVEARGDVDIDDHHTVEDIGICLGQTLREALGDKRGIKRYASVFVPMDEALAQVVIDLSNRPHFEYRAEYPSQQVGSFSTELVHEFLWKLALEARMTLHVIVHYGVNTHHMIEAVFKALGRALDEATSIDPRVQGVPSTKGVL, via the coding sequence ATGGCGGATAACGTCAACCGCTCGGCCGAGGTGGCCCGCAAGACGAACGAAACCGACATCAAGCTGGCTTTTGCCGTCGATGGCAGCGGCACGGCAAAGATTGAAACGGACGTTCCGTTTCTGAACCATATGCTGGACTTGTTCACGAAGCACGGCCAATTCGACCTTGAGGTGGAAGCGCGCGGCGATGTGGACATCGACGACCACCACACGGTGGAAGATATCGGCATCTGCCTCGGGCAGACGCTGCGCGAAGCGCTCGGCGACAAGCGCGGCATCAAGCGTTACGCGAGCGTATTCGTGCCGATGGACGAGGCGCTTGCCCAGGTCGTGATCGACCTGAGCAACCGGCCGCACTTCGAATACCGCGCGGAGTATCCTTCGCAGCAGGTCGGAAGCTTCTCAACGGAGCTGGTGCATGAATTTCTGTGGAAGCTGGCGCTCGAAGCGCGCATGACGCTGCACGTCATCGTCCATTACGGCGTCAACACGCATCACATGATCGAAGCGGTGTTCAAGGCGCTGGGCCGCGCTCTCGACGAGGCGACCAGCATTGATCCCCGCGTGCAAGGAGTGCCTTCGACGAAAGGGGTGCTCTAA
- the hisD gene encoding histidinol dehydrogenase yields MRIMRAEQFDLSREVEYGTPEQNETVKAVVDAVRSEGDAALLAYTERFDGVRLDAASLRVTDAEIAAAYERVEEDFLEAIRAAAANIRSFHEKQMRSSWMDLQPDGTVLGQILRPLKRVGVYVPGGKAAYPSSVLMNVIPAQVAGVPEIVMVTPPATGGTEGIDPYILVAAAEAGVKEMYRVGGAQAVAALAYGTASIPPVDKICGPGNIYVALAKRAVFGVVDIDSIAGPSEIAVLADETADPAYVAADLLSQAEHDEMASAILVTPSAALAEAVAAEVDRQLADLPRREIARASIDSYGAALLVDSLEAGIDVINALAPEHLEVLTADPMSLLGRIENAGAIFLGPYSSEPVGDYFAGPNHILPTNGTARFSSPVNVDDFLKKSSLIYYSREALLAGGDKIMTLARYEGLEGHARAVELRLRRERGEG; encoded by the coding sequence ATGAGAATCATGCGTGCGGAGCAGTTTGACCTCTCTCGCGAAGTGGAGTACGGAACGCCGGAGCAAAATGAAACGGTCAAAGCGGTTGTGGATGCCGTCCGCTCTGAAGGCGACGCGGCGCTGCTTGCGTATACGGAACGGTTCGACGGCGTGCGCCTGGATGCGGCGTCGCTGCGGGTAACGGACGCGGAAATCGCGGCTGCGTACGAGCGTGTCGAGGAGGATTTTCTGGAGGCGATCCGCGCCGCGGCCGCCAACATCCGCTCGTTCCACGAGAAGCAGATGCGCTCCTCGTGGATGGATTTGCAGCCGGACGGCACGGTGCTGGGCCAAATATTGCGGCCGCTGAAACGCGTCGGCGTTTATGTACCCGGCGGCAAGGCGGCTTATCCGTCGTCCGTGCTCATGAACGTCATCCCGGCGCAGGTGGCCGGCGTGCCGGAAATTGTGATGGTGACGCCGCCCGCAACCGGCGGCACGGAAGGCATCGACCCGTATATTCTCGTTGCCGCCGCGGAAGCGGGCGTCAAGGAGATGTACCGGGTCGGCGGGGCGCAGGCGGTGGCCGCGCTGGCATACGGCACGGCGAGCATTCCGCCGGTGGACAAAATTTGCGGCCCCGGCAACATCTATGTGGCGCTGGCGAAGCGCGCCGTGTTCGGCGTCGTCGACATCGACAGCATCGCCGGACCGAGCGAGATTGCAGTGCTGGCCGACGAGACGGCCGATCCAGCTTATGTCGCGGCCGATCTGCTGTCGCAGGCGGAGCATGACGAGATGGCGTCGGCCATTCTCGTCACGCCGTCGGCGGCGCTCGCCGAAGCGGTAGCGGCCGAGGTCGATCGGCAGCTGGCGGACCTGCCGCGCCGCGAGATTGCGCGCGCCTCGATCGACAGCTACGGCGCGGCGCTGCTCGTCGATTCGCTGGAAGCGGGCATCGACGTCATTAACGCGCTGGCGCCGGAACATCTGGAGGTGCTGACCGCCGACCCGATGAGCCTGCTCGGGCGGATCGAGAACGCGGGGGCTATTTTTCTCGGGCCGTACAGCTCGGAGCCGGTCGGGGATTACTTCGCAGGACCGAATCATATTCTGCCGACGAACGGCACGGCGCGGTTCTCGTCGCCGGTTAATGTGGACGACTTCCTGAAGAAGTCGAGCCTGATCTATTACAGCCGCGAGGCTCTGCTTGCAGGCGGCGACAAAATTATGACGCTCGCCCGCTACGAAGGGCTGGAAGGGCACGCCAGGGCCGTCGAGCTGCGGCTGCGGCGGGAACGCGGCGAAGGCTAG